One region of Streptomyces sp. CG4 genomic DNA includes:
- the ribA gene encoding GTP cyclohydrolase II: protein MTENTGVNLGVLGTKSSRRSGAERVVNAPLPTVYGKFQAIGYLDHDRGDEQVALVYGEIGTENVLTRLHSECLTGDAFGSRHCECGDQLASALRAVVAEGSGIVVYLRGHEGRGIGLLAKLRAMALQAEGLDTVEANLALGLPVDARDYRVAAEILRDLGVRSVRLMSNNPRKREALVRHGIQVTERVPLLIEPCESNITYLRTKRERLDHILPHLDAVAHGS from the coding sequence ATGACAGAAAACACCGGCGTCAACCTCGGCGTACTCGGTACAAAGTCCTCGCGGCGTTCGGGTGCGGAACGCGTGGTGAATGCACCGCTGCCGACCGTGTACGGGAAATTCCAGGCGATCGGTTACCTGGACCACGACCGCGGTGACGAGCAAGTGGCCCTGGTGTACGGCGAGATCGGCACCGAGAACGTGCTGACCCGGCTGCACTCGGAGTGCCTGACCGGGGACGCGTTCGGCTCCCGGCACTGCGAGTGCGGCGACCAGCTGGCGTCGGCGCTGCGCGCCGTCGTCGCCGAAGGCAGCGGCATCGTCGTCTACTTGAGGGGCCACGAGGGCCGCGGCATCGGACTGCTCGCCAAGCTGCGCGCCATGGCCCTGCAGGCGGAGGGCCTGGACACGGTGGAGGCGAACCTCGCGCTGGGCCTGCCCGTCGACGCCCGCGACTACCGCGTCGCGGCCGAGATCCTGCGCGACCTCGGCGTGCGCTCGGTGCGCCTGATGTCCAACAACCCGCGCAAGCGGGAGGCGCTGGTGCGGCACGGCATCCAGGTCACCGAGCGGGTGCCGCTGCTGATCGAGCCATGCGAGAGCAACATCACCTATCTGCGCACCAAGCGGGAGCGACTGGACCACATCCTGCCCCACCTGGACGCCGTGGCCCACGGCTCCTGA